The proteins below come from a single Triticum aestivum cultivar Chinese Spring chromosome 5D, IWGSC CS RefSeq v2.1, whole genome shotgun sequence genomic window:
- the LOC123122338 gene encoding putative wall-associated receptor kinase-like 16, producing MSKMLSLVSHAHTSIRREQCPFFPFFLTPSSIHSFWSLELQLEDSGTARHLDHNDRASFTPFGRRPFLPQINNMASVILLGAVAAVMLHLASISAAQPDRGCRTHCGDFEIPYPFGIGIGCAMGQGFEINCSRSVDGNDKPFLLGREIVSISLSRGQSRALSRIPSYCYNHSTRTMDSKIWDFELSWPYRFSNVDNKFVTIGCNTIGYIYKTSGMTRDATGCVSVCGSPEDLTNGSCVGVGCCQNVVPKGLMGYNVYFYDVDYVNKTNSWYFNPCSYAGLVETESFIFSSDYVTTTRFNDTYNGCQPVVLDWVIGNATWVVIGLSSGVGVLFLASISILLVQKWKRSTKKRVRKAHFRKNNRLLLEQLNSSDESATHSSKLFSLDELEKATDNFDSTRILGLGAHGTVYKGILSDQRVVAIKKSKMVDQIEIDQFVNELAILSQIHHRNVVKLYGCCLESEVPLLVYEFISSGTLSEILHGDHLSARSLLTWDDRIRIASEAASAIAYLHSAAATPIFHRDVKSDNILLTDNFTAKVADFGASRSISIDETCVVTAVQGTFGYLDPEYYHTCQLTEKSDVYSFGVIIAELLTRKQPIFLNSRGEKQNLCYHFLRKLQDNTMMEIVDVQVLEEGNDRQINEMAALARACLRHKGEERPTMKEVEHRLQLLRGKMSMKKNHELEVDNEAGPL from the exons CCGTTTGGCCGGCGGCCATTTTTACCCCAG ATAAATAATATGGCGTCAGTGATATTGCTTGGTGCCGTTGCGGCGGTCATGCTGCACCTAGCGTCTATATCAGCAGCACAACCTGACCGCGGATGCAGAACACATTGCGGTGATTTCGAGATACCCTACCCGTTCGGCATCGGTATTGGCTGTGCCATGGGCCAAGGCTTTGAGATCAACTGCAGCAGGTCCGTCGATGGAAATGACAAGCCATTCCTTCTTGGACGGGAGATTGTAAGCATATCGCTGTCCCGTGGTCAATCCCGAGCTTTATCGCGCATCCCATCATATTGCTACAATCATAGTACAAGAACAATGGATAGCAAAATTTGGGATTTTGAATTAAGTTGGCCTTATCGGTTCTCAAATGTGGACAATAAGTTCGTTACCATTGGTTGCAACACAATTGGATACATCTACAAGACCAGCGGCATGACAAGGGATGCAACAGGATGTGTATCGGTGTGCGGGAGCCCAGAAGACCTGACAAATGGCTCGTGCGTTGGTGTTGGCTGCTGCCAAAATGTTGTCCCCAAGGGCTTAATGGGCTACAACGTCTATTTCTATGATGTGGATTATGTCAATAAAACAAATAGTTGGTACTTCAATCCATGCAGCTACGCAGGCTTGGTGGAAACAGAGTCATTTATCTTCAGCTCCGATTATGTAACAACTACAAGGTTCAATGATACCTACAACGGCTGCCAGCCGGTGGTGCTTGACTGGGTGATTGGAAATGCAACAT GGGTTGTTATTGGACTAAGCTCTGGTGTTGGAGTTCTGTTTCTTGCGTCAATTTCAATTTTGTTGGTTCAGAAGTGGAAGAGAAGTACTAAAAAGCGAGTTCGGAAAGCACACTTCAGGAAAAATAACCGCCTTCTCTTGGAGCAATTGAACTCATCCGATGAAAGTGCCACACATAGCAGCAAATTATTTTCCTTGGATGAGTTGGAAAAGGCAACGGATAATTTTGACTCCACGCGCATTCTAGGCCTCGGAGCGCATGGCACCGTCTACAAGGGGATTTTATCAGATCAACGTGTGGTGGCCATAAAGAAATCCAAAATGGTCGATCAAATAGAGATTGATCAGTTTGTGAATGAGCTTGCCATTTTGTCACAAATCCATCACCGAAACGTGGTTAAACTATATGGATGCTGCCTTGAGTCGGAGGTGCCTTTGCTTGTGTATGAGTTCATCTCTAGCGGCACGCTCTCTGAAATTCTTCATGGTGACCACCTGAGTGCTAGAAGCTTGTTGACCTGGGACGATCGTATCAGAATTGCTAGTGAGGCGGCAAGCGCTATTGCTTACCTCCATTCCGCTGCTGCAACACCAATTTTTCATAGGGATGTGAAATCTGACAATATACTCTTAACAGATAACTTCACCGCAAAGGTTGCAGACTTTGGTGCTTCACGGTCCATTTCCATCGACGAAACTTGTGTGGTCACGGCAGTGCAGGGTACATTTGGGTACTTGGATCCTGAATATTACCATACATGCCAGCTGACTGAGAAGAGCGATGTTTACAGTTTTGGTGTGATAATCGCCGAGCTCCTAACTAGGAAGCAGCCAATCTTCCTCAATTCCAGGGGTGAAAAGCAGAACTTGTGCTACCACTTCCTTCGAAAGCTACAAGATAACACTATGATGGAGATCGTCGATGTTCAAGTTCTCGAGGAAGGTAACGACAGGCAGATCAATGAGATGGCCGCCCTTGCGAGGGCGTGCTTGAGGCACAAAGGTGAGGAGAGGCCTACCATGAAAGAGGTGGAGCATAGGCTGCAGCTCCTGAGAGGCAAGATGTCGATGAAGAAAAACCATGAGTTGGAGGTGGACAATGAAGCCGGGCCATTGTAA
- the LOC123122339 gene encoding putative serpin-Z8: MADLAARLTKRLCDANSGKNLVFSPLSIYAVLALLAAGAGGDTLEEILRVLGARSRSELEASVARLRDGPLRDRSESGEPSVAFACGVWSDLTCPLKQAYVDAVVSSYKADAAAVDFLRAPEQATAQIDAWAAAATRNLIRSAVPPGAVDEDTRVVLANAIYFRGKWQVPFYESSTKNRPFYRLDGTAVDVPFMSNYGRHLIAEHDGFKVLKLRYKSSSPPYTSMCIFLPDACDGLGSLLERMTSSPGFLREHLPTSMAVVVEFGVPKFELTFEGSVTDVLKDLGLALPFGEGADLSEMMEDMHVQVQDGLPQGRHRVEEGSHAVLFAGHVVDPGNGAGAVMPSPPPPFAERNTAMKRILESDKVSEAINRSKRAFFDDGPESPVLPIAPFNCPTTYPGPPYRNLPSQNPAYPRPPKMLDLRGTVRSSAYGRKSRDEVF, from the exons ATGGCCGACCTCGCCGCCCGCCTCACCAAGCGACTCTGCGACGCCAACAGCGGTAAGAACCTGGTCTTCTCGCCGCTCTCCATCTACGCCGTGCTCGCgctcctggccgccggcgccggcggggacACCCTGGAAGAGATCCTCCGTGTCCTGGGCGCGCGATCCCGCAGCGAGCTAGAGGCCTCCGTGGCGCGTCTCCGGGACGGGCCCCTCAGGGACAGATCGGAGTCCGGCGAGCCGAGCGTGGCGTTCGCGTGCGGCGTGTGGAGCGACCTGACGTGTCCGCTGAAGCAGGCCTACGTCGACGCCGTCGTCAGCAGTTACAAGGCCGATGCCGCCGCCGTCGATTTCCTAAGAGCTCCGGAGCAAGCGACGGCGCAGATCGACGCGTGGGCCGCGGCGGCCACGAGGAACCTCATCCGGTCCGCCGTGCCCCCCGGAGCCGTAGACGAGGACACGAGGGTCGTGCTGGCCAACGCCATCTACTTCAGGGGCAAGTGGCAAGTGCCGTTCTACGAGAGCTCGACCAAGAACAGGCCGTTCTACCGGCTGGACGGCACCGCCGTCGACGTCCCCTTCATGTCGAACTACGGCCGTCACTTGATCGCCGAGCACGACGGGTTCAAGGTGCTCAAGCTACGCTACAAGAGCAGCTCACCGCCCTACACCAGCATGTGCATCTTCCTCCCGGACGCGTGCGACGGCCTGGGGAGCCTGCTGGAGAGGATGACGTCGTCGCCAGGCTTCCTGCGAGAGCACCTGCCGACGAGCATGGCCGTCGTCGTTGAGTTCGGGGTGCCCAAGTTCGAGCTCACCTTCGAGGGCAGCGTCACCGACGTGCTCAAGGATCTGGGGCTCGCTCTTCCTTTCGGCGAAGGCGCCGACCTCTCGGAGATGATGGAGGACATGCACGTCCAGGTGCAGGACGGTCTTCCACAAGGCCGTCATCGAG TCGAGGAGGGGTCGCACGCGGTCCTCTTTGCGGGGCATGTTGTCGaccccggcaatggcgccggaGCGGTGATGCCGTCCCCTCCTCCTCCTTTCGCGGAGCGCAACACAGCAATGAAGCGGATACTAGAGTCTGATAAGGTGAGTGAGGCGATCAACAGATCCAAGCGTGCGTTCTTCGATGATGGCCCGGAGTCGCCGGTGTTACCTATTGCTCCGTTTAACTGTCCGACGACATACCCAGGACCGCCGTACAGAAACCTCCCTTCACAAAATCCAGCATATCCACGACCACCAAAAATGCTAGACTTGCGGGGCACCGTAAGGAGCTCAGCCTACGGAAGGAAGTCACGGGATGAGGTGTTCTAA